A window from Cydia pomonella isolate Wapato2018A chromosome 8, ilCydPomo1, whole genome shotgun sequence encodes these proteins:
- the LOC133520476 gene encoding uncharacterized protein LOC133520476 isoform X2 gives MRPARLHPTPPLNFSAIKEHVEPYSHYSVTTNIALKSWIRKLHHIPNPTTIPSPLGAASAGCPPPQAAAAAAVTVAVAAPLRNRHPDHNRWQQQRHC, from the exons ATGCGCCCCGCCCGTCTACACCCCACCCCTCCACTGAATTTTTCTGCTATAAAAGAGCATGTTGAACCATATTCCCACTACAGTGTCACAACGAATATTGCGTTGAAATCATGGATCCGCAAGCTTCATCACATACCAAAT CCGACAACAATACCATCACCACTTGGTGCTGCCAGTGCTGGTTGTCCACCACCacaagcggcggcggcggcggctgtgaCGGTGGCTGTAGCAGCTCCACTTCGCAATCGTCACCCGGACCACAACCGATGGCAACAGCAAAGGCACTGTTAA
- the LOC133520476 gene encoding uncharacterized protein LOC133520476 isoform X1, which produces MDPQASSHTKSDNNTITTWCCQCWLSTTTSGGGGGCDGGCSSSTSQSSPGPQPMATAKALLKQDDGDKGKTNCLESASESDTSDEMKSFYQGCKSKWIKAFQNNTLINRWRLPMPFHTFRAEVARLLKRLYIEGHHDDCHIYLLIVMWDDLNDDVEEIVGDAQINYQDWIALLGGVTAELFSRVVFNTKSFNYLINVIFCVLGPNIIASGDYECEPKCKNARTY; this is translated from the exons ATGGATCCGCAAGCTTCATCACATACCAAAT CCGACAACAATACCATCACCACTTGGTGCTGCCAGTGCTGGTTGTCCACCACCacaagcggcggcggcggcggctgtgaCGGTGGCTGTAGCAGCTCCACTTCGCAATCGTCACCCGGACCACAACCGATGGCAACAGCAAAGGCACTGTTAAAACAAGACGATGGGGACAAGGGAAAAACAAACTGCCTAGAGAGCGCTTCTGAGAGCGATACGAGCgatgaaatgaaatctttttatcaAGGATGTAAAAGCAAGTGGATAAAAGCGTTCCAGAACAATACTCTGATTAATAGATGGCGCCTCCCCATGCCATTTCACACATTTAGAGCGGAAGTAGCGAGATTGTTAAAACGATTGTATATCGAAGGTCACCATGACGATTGTCATATTTACCTGTTAATTGTAATGTGGGACGATTTAAACGATGACGTAGAAGAGATAGTGGGAGATGCTCAAATCAACTATCAAGACTGGATTGCGTTATTAGGTGGCGTTACAGCGGAACTATTTTCACGCGTGGTGTTCAATactaaatcttttaattatttaatcaatgtaatattttgtgtgcTAGGTCCAAACATAATAGCTTCCGGTGATTATGAATGTGAACCTAAATGTAAGAATGCTCGTACATATTAA